In Micromonospora ferruginea, the sequence CGATCACGTACCGGTAGAGGTTGAGCCCCCGGGCGCCGAGGTTGCGGCCGGCCCGGACCAGCAGCGGCGGCACGTAGTCGACGCCGTGGATGACGCCGTTGGCGACCGACGGCGCGGCGCCGAGCACCACCACGAAGAAGATGGCCTGCTCGCTGAGCTGGAACAGCAGGATGGCCAGCGGGAACCAGGCGATCGACGGCATGGTCTGCAACGCGGTGATCATCGAACCGAGCGCCGCGCGCAGCACCTTGACCCGGGCCACCCCGAGGCCGAGCAGCAGGCCGACCGCGACCGCGGCGGCGAAGCCGACGGCGGCCCGGCGGGCGGTGGTGGCCAGCCCCTCCCACAGCGCCGCGCTGACCAGGTAGTGACCGAGGTCGGCGAAGACCACCGCCGGGCCGGGCAGCGCCCACGGCTCCTTCCAGCCGCTCCACACCACCGCCTGCCAGAGGGCGACGGCCAGCGCCAGCGCGGCGAACTTGGGCCAGGTGGCGGACCAGAGCCGGCGTACCCGGGACGGGCCCTT encodes:
- a CDS encoding ABC transporter permease — protein: MASDTLTGSARTDAEISGLDALEIAGQEKGPSRVRRLWSATWPKFAALALAVALWQAVVWSGWKEPWALPGPAVVFADLGHYLVSAALWEGLATTARRAAVGFAAAVAVGLLLGLGVARVKVLRAALGSMITALQTMPSIAWFPLAILLFQLSEQAIFFVVVLGAAPSVANGVIHGVDYVPPLLVRAGRNLGARGLNLYRYVIAPAALPAIVAGLKQGWAFAWRSLMAGELLVVIATRTSIGAQLTYARELSEAPRLMAIMIVILVVGLLVDTAFGAADKAIRRRWGVLDQAGN